In Campylobacter sp. RM16189, the DNA window GCAACTTCAAAATGCAAATTTAAAGGGCGAATGGTGTATCGTGATAGATAAAAGCGCGCATCAAAGCGGTGAAAAAATCACTATAGATGACATTACCCCTCTTGATATCCCACCAAAAACTAAAGCCAAACTTATCGCCAAAATCACAGGCGAAAACGTAAAGAAAATATATGAAAATCTAACAAAATAAGCTAAATTTTACTGATTTTTAGCTATTATGAGCCGATGATTATATATGGAAAACAGCTATTTTTACACATTATAAAGCACTATAAAAAAAGCGTTAAAACTATCTATCTTGCAAAAGAGTGCGACAAAGCTACCTTTTCGCAAATCGCTTCCGTCGGAGCGCCTATTAAGCGAGTGGATAACCAAAAAGCACAAGCTCTTGCACGCGGAGGCAACCACCAAGGCTTTTTAGCAGAAGTTGAAGAGTTTGGTTTTAAGCAGTTTGACGAGCTAAAAAAGCGAAATTTTATAACCGTGCTTTATGGACTCAG includes these proteins:
- a CDS encoding RNA methyltransferase substrate-binding domain-containing protein, whose translation is MIIYGKQLFLHIIKHYKKSVKTIYLAKECDKATFSQIASVGAPIKRVDNQKAQALARGGNHQGFLAEVEEFGFKQFDELKKRNFITVLYGLSDVGNIGAIIRTAHALGCEGIVVVAKSLAMEGVFF